In one Flavobacteriales bacterium genomic region, the following are encoded:
- a CDS encoding carboxypeptidase-like regulatory domain-containing protein: MMTTSFAYAMYRNLLSFLALILALTAAAQKGTVSGTITALEGGKAQPMPFVNVLLKGTTTGATTDLDGRFSLQAEPGTYTLQVSFVGYEPVERIINVTAGSTTRADLEMKAQSIAIETVEVVTTKRTETEAAVVMETRRSEQVVNGVGREQISKGQDRTAGDVVRRIPGVTMVGDRFVMIRGLADRYNTVVLNDVIAPSLESDRRAFSFDVLPSGALDRVMVYKTGAPELPGEFAGGVIKLYTVNVPAENQVRVDYGASYRLGTTFEGFSQSQQSSTDALGFDDGLRQLPVSFPGNLYSTTPERLQAAGRSLANNWTADRSTALPDQRLGITLARRFGGEGRVTGGNITSISYSNTRLAYTAKNYNYNVFDPVSQRSDSIYNYSDNENIHQVRLSALSNFSLLLGSRHKLEFRNLFTQQGTDQTTLRTGLNFEEQFEVRNYAFRYQQRTIYSGQLHGEHSFGADAGTLTWTAGYGLALSREPDFRRIRTVRDINGTDANAPFQTIIPPGATTLDAGRFFADLDETVMTGKADYEHRIAGESRTLKLRTGIFIEQKDRTFSARWMSFRAASSSQLDQSLLYLPLDQVFAAANINGTTGFKLEEGTNPSDRYTASNALLAGYAGATLNLATTTTVTAGVRAEHNTQRLNSATFGGRRVRVDNPILSILPSVNASHALGERSQLRAAWSATVNRPEFRELAPFAFYDFSFNNVLVGNDSLRIAKVQNADLRYELYPSPAEVVSIGVFYKRFTDPIEMFFLPGAGSGGTRNFTFGNAQRATSVGAELEVRRQLSGLFPEGYLSKVGVMLNAAYIVTEVELGEGARGQAQRRPLMGQSPYIVNAGLYYQDTERRLQYNILYNVIGPRLFAVGTFGTPDIYEMPRNVVDMTLTKGLGKRFELKLSAQDILNQRVLLIQDSNESGGIDARDEEIMSFRRGAYLSLGLGVRF, from the coding sequence ATGATGACCACATCGTTCGCTTATGCGATGTACCGTAACCTGCTTTCATTCCTTGCGCTCATCCTTGCCCTGACAGCCGCTGCCCAGAAGGGCACGGTCAGCGGCACCATCACCGCACTTGAGGGCGGCAAGGCCCAGCCCATGCCCTTCGTGAATGTGCTGCTGAAAGGCACCACCACCGGCGCCACCACGGACCTCGATGGCCGATTCAGCCTTCAGGCGGAGCCCGGGACTTACACCCTGCAGGTCAGCTTCGTCGGCTACGAGCCCGTGGAGCGCATCATCAACGTGACCGCGGGGAGCACCACGCGTGCCGATTTGGAGATGAAGGCGCAGTCCATCGCCATCGAGACCGTTGAAGTGGTGACCACCAAGCGCACGGAGACCGAGGCGGCCGTGGTGATGGAGACCCGCCGGAGCGAGCAGGTGGTGAACGGCGTGGGCCGCGAGCAGATCAGCAAAGGCCAGGACCGCACCGCGGGCGATGTGGTGCGGCGGATTCCGGGCGTCACCATGGTGGGCGACCGCTTCGTGATGATCCGTGGCCTTGCGGACCGGTACAACACCGTGGTCCTGAACGATGTGATCGCCCCCAGCCTGGAGAGCGACCGGCGCGCCTTCAGCTTCGATGTGCTGCCCAGCGGGGCGCTCGACCGCGTGATGGTGTACAAGACCGGGGCGCCGGAGCTTCCAGGCGAATTCGCCGGCGGCGTCATCAAGCTCTACACGGTGAACGTGCCCGCCGAGAACCAGGTACGCGTGGACTACGGCGCCTCATACCGCCTCGGCACCACATTCGAGGGCTTCAGCCAGAGCCAGCAGAGCAGCACGGATGCCCTCGGGTTCGACGATGGGCTCCGGCAGCTGCCCGTGAGCTTCCCGGGCAACCTCTACAGCACGACGCCTGAGCGGCTGCAGGCCGCCGGCCGGAGCCTCGCCAATAATTGGACGGCCGATCGCTCCACCGCCCTGCCCGACCAGCGCCTCGGCATCACCCTTGCGCGCCGGTTCGGTGGAGAGGGCCGCGTGACCGGGGGCAACATCACCAGCATCAGCTACAGCAACACCCGGCTGGCCTACACGGCGAAGAACTACAACTACAACGTATTCGACCCCGTGAGCCAACGGAGCGACAGCATCTACAACTACAGCGATAACGAGAACATCCACCAGGTGCGCCTGAGCGCCCTCAGCAACTTCAGCCTGCTGCTGGGCTCCCGGCACAAGCTCGAGTTCCGCAACCTCTTCACCCAGCAGGGCACCGACCAGACCACCTTGCGCACAGGCCTCAACTTCGAGGAGCAGTTCGAGGTGCGCAACTACGCCTTCCGCTACCAGCAGCGCACCATCTACAGCGGCCAGTTGCATGGCGAGCACTCCTTCGGCGCTGACGCCGGCACCCTCACCTGGACCGCCGGCTACGGCCTTGCCCTGAGCAGGGAACCCGACTTCCGCCGCATCCGCACCGTGCGCGACATCAACGGCACCGATGCCAACGCCCCCTTCCAGACCATCATCCCGCCGGGCGCCACCACGCTCGACGCCGGCCGGTTCTTCGCCGACCTTGACGAGACCGTGATGACCGGCAAGGCCGACTACGAGCACCGCATCGCCGGGGAGTCGCGCACCCTGAAGCTCCGCACCGGCATCTTCATCGAGCAGAAGGACCGCACCTTCAGCGCCCGCTGGATGAGCTTTCGCGCCGCGAGCAGCAGCCAGCTGGACCAGTCCCTCCTCTACCTGCCGCTGGACCAGGTATTCGCCGCAGCGAACATCAACGGCACCACAGGTTTCAAGCTCGAGGAGGGCACCAACCCCAGCGACCGCTATACGGCTTCCAATGCCCTGCTGGCAGGCTATGCAGGCGCCACGCTGAACCTGGCCACCACCACCACCGTCACTGCCGGCGTGCGCGCTGAGCATAACACGCAACGGCTGAACAGCGCCACCTTCGGCGGGCGGCGCGTCCGCGTGGACAACCCCATCCTCAGCATCCTACCCTCCGTGAACGCCTCGCACGCGCTGGGCGAGCGCTCACAGCTTCGTGCCGCGTGGTCCGCCACGGTGAACCGCCCCGAATTCCGCGAGCTGGCGCCCTTCGCCTTCTACGACTTCAGCTTCAACAACGTGCTCGTGGGCAACGACAGCCTGCGGATCGCCAAGGTGCAGAACGCCGACCTGCGCTACGAGCTTTACCCCAGCCCCGCCGAGGTGGTGAGCATCGGCGTGTTCTACAAGCGCTTCACCGACCCCATCGAGATGTTCTTCCTCCCGGGCGCCGGCAGCGGCGGCACGCGCAACTTCACATTCGGCAACGCACAGCGCGCCACCAGCGTGGGCGCCGAATTGGAAGTGCGGCGCCAGCTCAGCGGCCTCTTCCCCGAGGGCTACCTGAGCAAGGTGGGCGTCATGCTGAACGCTGCCTACATCGTCACCGAGGTCGAGCTGGGCGAGGGCGCACGGGGCCAGGCGCAGCGCCGCCCGCTCATGGGCCAGAGCCCCTATATCGTGAATGCCGGCCTCTACTACCAGGACACCGAGCGCCGGCTCCAGTACAACATCCTCTACAACGTCATCGGACCCCGGCTCTTCGCCGTGGGCACCTTCGGCACGCCGGATATCTATGAGATGCCGCGCAACGTGGTGGACATGACCCTGACCAAGGGCCTGGGCAAGCGCTTCGAGCTCAAGCTGAGCGCACAGGACATCCTGAACCAGCGCGTGCTGCTCATCCAGGACAGCAACGAAAGCGGGGGCATCGACGCACGCGACGAGGAGATCATGAGCTTCCGCCGCGGGGCCTACCTCTCCTTGGGCCTGGGCGTGCGGTTCTGA
- a CDS encoding YqaA family protein: protein MELGPEWTALGPWGLFLACFLAATVLPFSSEAVLAAMAVGPWSGALLWSVATAGNWLGGMSTYGLGRLGDPRAVTRWLRVDQRRAEAWRHRIRHWGPWAALACWVPVIGDPIALALGLGRARFWPTALLMLLGKAARYAVILALMR from the coding sequence ATGGAACTCGGCCCCGAATGGACGGCCCTCGGCCCATGGGGCTTGTTCCTGGCCTGCTTTCTGGCGGCCACGGTGCTGCCCTTCAGCTCGGAGGCGGTGCTGGCCGCCATGGCGGTTGGGCCATGGTCGGGGGCGCTGCTATGGTCGGTGGCCACCGCTGGCAATTGGCTCGGCGGCATGTCCACCTATGGATTGGGCCGCTTGGGCGACCCTAGGGCCGTTACCCGCTGGCTGAGGGTCGACCAGCGCCGCGCGGAGGCTTGGCGTCACCGCATCCGCCACTGGGGCCCTTGGGCCGCGCTGGCCTGCTGGGTGCCGGTGATCGGGGACCCCATCGCCCTGGCCCTGGGGCTGGGCCGTGCACGGTTCTGGCCCACAGCGCTGCTGATGCTGCTGGGGAAGGCCGCCCGGTACGCGGTGATCCTCGCGTTGATGCGCTGA
- a CDS encoding TIGR00730 family Rossman fold protein, translated as MPDTLNDTPEASKRGGIDLRFLEGPRSRWSEFKSVVAIAREFIYGFRKLHFVGPCVTFFGSARFGEDHPYYGAARDLARRVGRVGFTIMTGGGPGIMEAANRGARDVGARSIGCNIVLPHEQKPNPYLDVSLTFERFFVRKVLLVKYSVAFVVMPGGAGTVDELFETVTLIQTGKVRDFPILLYGRDYWKPMLDQIDRMVAEGTLGRKELEFVFVADSVEEATVLLQDSLVDMWRKARKRKDTPKWWFLEGRVNGALSEGANA; from the coding sequence ATGCCAGACACCCTCAACGACACCCCGGAGGCCTCCAAGCGCGGCGGCATCGATCTCCGCTTCCTGGAGGGTCCGCGCTCGCGCTGGTCCGAATTCAAGTCGGTCGTCGCCATCGCGCGGGAGTTCATCTACGGCTTCCGCAAGCTCCACTTCGTGGGCCCATGCGTCACCTTCTTCGGCAGCGCCCGCTTCGGCGAGGACCATCCCTACTACGGGGCTGCGCGCGACCTGGCGCGGCGCGTGGGCCGCGTGGGCTTCACCATCATGACCGGCGGCGGACCCGGCATCATGGAAGCCGCCAACCGGGGGGCGCGTGACGTGGGCGCCCGCAGCATCGGCTGCAACATCGTGCTGCCGCACGAGCAGAAGCCCAATCCCTACCTCGACGTCAGCCTCACCTTCGAGCGCTTCTTCGTACGCAAGGTGCTGCTGGTGAAGTACAGCGTGGCCTTCGTGGTGATGCCCGGAGGCGCCGGAACGGTGGACGAGCTCTTCGAGACCGTCACCCTGATCCAGACCGGCAAGGTGAGGGACTTTCCCATCCTGCTCTATGGCCGCGATTATTGGAAGCCCATGCTGGACCAGATCGACCGGATGGTGGCCGAAGGCACCTTGGGCCGCAAGGAGCTCGAATTCGTGTTCGTGGCCGACAGCGTGGAGGAGGCCACGGTGCTGCTGCAGGACAGCCTCGTGGACATGTGGCGCAAGGCCCGCAAGCGCAAGGACACGCCGAAGTGGTGGTTCCTCGAAGGCCGTGTTAACGGCGCGTTAAGCGAGGGGGCGAACGCCTAA
- the purH gene encoding bifunctional phosphoribosylaminoimidazolecarboxamide formyltransferase/IMP cyclohydrolase: MDGYKRIQSALISVFHKDGLEPIIRELVRLGVRIYSTGGTQEFIESLGAAVTPVEDLTSYPSILGGRVKTLHPKVFGGILGRRDLESDVAQLEEFAIPPIDLVIVDLYPFEATVARGGTEAEIIEKIDIGGISLIRAGAKNHADVAIVPGMAQYGELLRLLKEQDGQTTLVQRKVFAAAAFAVSSRYDSAIYNWFSSGQGDLRLSAGPTTVLRYGENPHQKGAFHGDLGGMFEQLNGKELSYNNLLDLDAAVELIDDLATLKGVTSGPGEAFAILKHNNACGAAVRPTVKEAWDAALAGDPVSAFGGVLITTARIDKATAEAIDTIFFEIIAAPDYDADALEVLMRKKNRMILRRKPATRASVKVRTALNGVLTEDADTVVADAAAMKPATTKAPSALEASDMAFAAILVKHTKSNAIVLARDNQLLASGTGQTSRVDALEQAIAKAAKFNFDLHGAVMASDAFFPFPDCVEIAHKAGITAVVHPGGSIRDQDSIDYCNAHGMAMCITGIRHFKH, encoded by the coding sequence TTGGACGGGTACAAACGCATCCAGAGCGCGCTCATCTCCGTGTTCCACAAGGATGGGCTGGAGCCCATTATCCGTGAACTGGTCCGGCTCGGCGTGCGCATCTACAGCACCGGGGGCACCCAGGAGTTCATCGAGTCTTTGGGCGCGGCCGTGACGCCGGTAGAGGACCTCACCAGCTACCCCAGCATCCTCGGCGGCAGGGTGAAGACCCTGCACCCGAAGGTCTTCGGCGGAATCCTCGGGCGCCGCGACCTGGAGAGCGATGTCGCTCAGCTAGAGGAATTCGCCATTCCGCCGATCGACCTGGTGATCGTGGACCTCTACCCCTTCGAGGCCACTGTGGCCAGGGGGGGAACAGAGGCGGAGATCATCGAGAAGATCGACATCGGCGGTATCAGCCTCATCCGTGCCGGAGCCAAGAACCACGCCGACGTGGCAATCGTGCCCGGCATGGCCCAATACGGCGAGCTGCTGCGCCTGTTGAAGGAGCAGGACGGCCAAACCACGCTGGTGCAGCGCAAGGTCTTCGCGGCGGCCGCCTTCGCCGTGAGCAGCCGCTACGACAGCGCCATCTACAACTGGTTCAGCAGCGGCCAGGGCGACCTGCGGCTGAGCGCCGGCCCCACCACGGTGCTGCGCTATGGTGAGAACCCCCACCAGAAGGGGGCCTTCCACGGCGACCTGGGGGGTATGTTCGAGCAGCTCAACGGCAAGGAGCTCAGCTACAACAACCTGCTGGACCTGGACGCGGCCGTGGAGTTGATCGACGACCTGGCCACGCTGAAGGGCGTCACGTCGGGTCCAGGGGAGGCGTTCGCCATCCTGAAGCACAACAATGCCTGCGGCGCGGCCGTTCGACCCACCGTGAAGGAGGCTTGGGATGCCGCACTGGCCGGCGACCCCGTGAGCGCCTTCGGCGGGGTGCTGATCACCACCGCCCGCATCGACAAGGCCACGGCGGAGGCCATCGACACGATCTTCTTCGAGATCATCGCCGCGCCCGACTATGATGCCGATGCGCTGGAGGTGCTGATGCGTAAGAAGAACCGGATGATCCTGAGGCGGAAGCCGGCGACCCGCGCCTCCGTGAAGGTGCGCACCGCGCTGAACGGCGTGCTCACCGAGGATGCGGACACCGTGGTGGCGGACGCCGCCGCCATGAAGCCCGCCACCACCAAGGCCCCGAGTGCGTTGGAGGCGTCCGACATGGCCTTCGCCGCGATCCTGGTGAAGCACACCAAGAGCAACGCCATCGTGCTGGCCAGGGATAACCAGCTGCTGGCCAGCGGAACCGGCCAGACCAGCCGCGTGGATGCCTTGGAGCAGGCCATCGCAAAGGCTGCCAAATTCAACTTCGACCTGCACGGCGCCGTGATGGCCAGCGATGCTTTCTTCCCTTTCCCTGACTGCGTGGAGATCGCGCACAAGGCGGGCATCACGGCGGTGGTGCACCCCGGGGGAAGCATCCGCGACCAGGACAGCATCGACTACTGCAACGCACACGGCATGGCCATGTGCATCACCGGCATCCGCCACTTCAAACACTGA
- a CDS encoding NAD(P)-dependent alcohol dehydrogenase, giving the protein MKAAFATAYGSPDVIRIAEVPTPSPKQNEVLIRIHASAVNAADWRLRRANPWFVRLVFGLTKPRKPILGVVFAGEVVETGADVTTYKKGDRLFGWTSIMGLGGHAEYIALKENGAFARMPDAMSFSDAAAIPFGFGTARHFLTKANVSKGQRVLIYGASGAVGSAAVQLVKQLGAEVTGVCSTRNVELVRSLGATEVLDYTKDDLLAHRDHYDVVFETVGKLPFKQCLELVRSGGKLVLGSDLPADMLKRAFSGKDGRKVTVISGTAGESAEDMRHFAALWEQQQIRPVIDSTFPLARIQEAHARAESGRKVGNVVVTVA; this is encoded by the coding sequence ATGAAAGCCGCCTTCGCCACCGCCTATGGAAGCCCCGATGTGATCCGCATCGCCGAAGTGCCCACGCCTTCGCCGAAGCAGAACGAAGTGCTCATCCGAATCCACGCCTCGGCGGTGAACGCCGCGGACTGGCGGCTGCGCAGGGCGAACCCCTGGTTCGTGCGGTTGGTCTTCGGGCTGACCAAGCCGCGCAAGCCGATCCTGGGCGTGGTGTTCGCCGGGGAAGTGGTGGAGACCGGCGCGGACGTGACCACCTACAAGAAGGGCGACCGGCTCTTCGGCTGGACGAGCATCATGGGGCTGGGCGGCCACGCGGAATACATCGCGCTGAAGGAGAACGGCGCCTTCGCCCGCATGCCGGATGCCATGTCCTTTTCCGATGCCGCCGCCATCCCCTTCGGCTTCGGCACCGCACGGCACTTCTTGACCAAGGCGAACGTGAGCAAGGGCCAACGGGTGCTCATATACGGTGCTTCCGGCGCGGTGGGCAGCGCTGCCGTCCAGTTGGTGAAGCAGCTCGGCGCGGAAGTGACCGGCGTGTGCAGCACGCGCAATGTGGAACTGGTGCGCTCGCTCGGTGCCACGGAAGTACTGGACTACACCAAGGATGACCTCCTCGCCCACCGCGACCACTACGATGTGGTCTTCGAAACGGTGGGCAAGCTGCCGTTCAAGCAATGTCTGGAGCTGGTACGGTCCGGCGGCAAGCTGGTGCTGGGCTCCGACCTACCTGCCGACATGCTGAAACGCGCATTCAGCGGCAAGGACGGCCGGAAAGTCACCGTGATCTCGGGCACAGCAGGTGAATCCGCGGAGGACATGCGCCACTTCGCAGCGCTCTGGGAACAGCAACAGATCCGCCCGGTCATCGACAGCACTTTCCCGCTGGCACGCATCCAGGAGGCCCATGCACGGGCGGAGAGCGGCCGGAAAGTGGGGAACGTGGTGGTGACGGTGGCCTGA
- the mfd gene encoding transcription-repair coupling factor yields MSITSLPDLLSLYRSDARVARVADALREKAARVQIAGTIGSSQAFIANAVIEQRGGVHVFVLTDREEAAYFLNDLEALRGKDKDGRHAKKEEDLFFYPAPSRSAYDPEGHHDGERVTRTEVLEALMKVNSEWRMANGADAHSPFTNSHSPFTNKLIIVTYPDALIPLVIGKEEMAKNTLTVKRNEELPIDTLQEWLEETGFARVEFVYEPGQYSIRGGIVDVFSYGSDKPYRIELYGDTVESVRRFDPQDQLTVERLAEAVIVPDLQDEDAARQQTFFAQLPEDTVLWLRDLQAIGDAAKKQLKLLSEAYERLPDKDKHPTPNELLATDTELIKGTLGFRKVFWAAGHGLRASGSSTVEPEARGPQPVAMNSQPGAELIDFQQRPQPTFAKEFKVLSGDLHNKQNAGYTNLIACNSAKQSERLYAIFNDMEHEVAFTPLVLDLHEGFIDPELKLALYTDHQIFERYHRFRLKEGFRKNAQALTLKELTQLKPGDLVVHIDHGIGVFSGLETIDAGGSKQEAIRLKYRDNDILYVGIHSLHRVSKYSGEEGGKAPNISKLGTPAWKNLKEKTKAKVKALAFDLIKLYAQRKSKPGFAYQPDNYLQHELEASFIYEDTPDQLKATQDVKRDMEKATPMDRLVCGDVGFGKTEVAIRAAFKAACDGKQVAVLVPTTILALQHWKSFSNRMKGLPVRVDYINRFRTSAQQTQILKDLKEGKIDILIGTHRLVSKDVVWKDLGLMIIDEEQKFGVNVKDKLKTIRANVDTLTLTATPIPRTLQFSLMGARDLSIISTPPPNRYPVSTMLQPYDEVTIRGAIEYELSRGGQVYFLHDKVKNIEHIADMIRKLVPGCRVGVGHGQLEGHKLEEVMLDFIEGNTDVLVCTTIVENGLDIPNANTIIVNEAQNFGLSDLHQLRGRVGRSNKKAYCYLLAPSPHLLPDLSRKRLQAIEQFSDLGSGIHIAMKDLDIRGAGDLLGAEQSGFINDIGFETYHKILEEAVRELKDEHFKELFADAQEGSHALARGSRRDQSDDCIIETDLTMLIPNSYVSETAERLALYRRLDDIKDEAELQMFTAEITDRFGPIPPLVNELLEGIRLRWLGQRMGLEKMVLKKGTLIGTFIADQKHPFFEGDGFNAVLRAVQAQPRRFKVYEKAGTLRISVQDVKNVHAAKEAMEIVVGTQVPA; encoded by the coding sequence ATGTCCATCACCTCCCTCCCCGACCTCCTCTCCCTCTACCGCTCAGACGCCCGCGTCGCTCGCGTGGCCGATGCCCTGCGCGAGAAGGCCGCCCGCGTGCAGATCGCCGGCACCATCGGTTCGTCGCAAGCCTTCATCGCCAACGCCGTGATCGAACAGCGCGGCGGCGTGCATGTGTTCGTGCTCACCGACCGCGAGGAGGCTGCGTACTTCCTCAATGACCTCGAAGCGCTGCGCGGGAAGGACAAGGACGGGCGCCATGCGAAGAAGGAGGAGGACCTGTTCTTCTACCCCGCACCCTCACGCTCGGCCTACGATCCCGAAGGACACCATGACGGCGAGCGGGTGACTCGCACGGAGGTGCTCGAGGCATTGATGAAGGTGAATAGTGAATGGCGAATGGCGAATGGCGCGGATGCGCATTCCCCATTCACCAACTCCCATTCACCATTCACCAACAAACTCATCATCGTCACCTACCCCGATGCCCTCATCCCCCTCGTGATCGGCAAGGAGGAGATGGCGAAGAACACGCTCACCGTCAAGCGCAATGAGGAGTTGCCCATCGACACGCTCCAGGAATGGCTAGAGGAGACCGGCTTCGCCCGCGTGGAGTTCGTGTACGAGCCGGGGCAGTACAGCATCCGCGGCGGCATCGTGGACGTGTTCAGCTACGGCAGCGACAAGCCCTACCGCATCGAGCTCTATGGCGACACCGTGGAGAGCGTGCGCCGCTTCGACCCGCAGGACCAGCTTACCGTGGAGCGCCTGGCCGAGGCCGTGATCGTACCCGACCTGCAGGACGAGGATGCCGCGCGCCAGCAGACCTTCTTCGCCCAATTGCCCGAGGACACCGTGCTCTGGCTACGCGACCTCCAGGCCATCGGCGATGCGGCCAAGAAGCAGCTGAAGCTCCTCTCCGAGGCCTACGAGCGCCTGCCTGACAAGGACAAGCACCCCACCCCCAACGAACTGCTCGCCACCGACACGGAGCTGATCAAGGGGACGCTGGGGTTCAGGAAGGTTTTCTGGGCTGCGGGCCATGGGCTGCGGGCCTCGGGCTCAAGCACGGTCGAGCCCGAGGCCCGTGGCCCACAGCCCGTGGCCATGAACTCGCAGCCCGGGGCCGAGCTCATCGACTTCCAACAACGCCCCCAACCCACCTTCGCCAAGGAGTTCAAAGTCCTCTCCGGTGACCTGCACAACAAGCAGAACGCGGGCTACACCAACCTCATCGCCTGCAACAGCGCCAAGCAGAGCGAACGCCTCTACGCCATCTTCAACGACATGGAGCACGAGGTGGCCTTCACGCCACTGGTGCTCGACCTGCACGAGGGCTTCATCGACCCCGAGCTGAAGCTGGCGCTCTACACCGACCACCAGATCTTCGAGCGCTACCACCGCTTCCGGCTGAAGGAAGGCTTCCGCAAGAACGCGCAAGCCCTCACGCTCAAGGAGCTCACGCAACTGAAACCCGGCGACCTGGTGGTGCACATCGACCACGGCATCGGCGTGTTCAGCGGCCTGGAGACCATCGACGCGGGCGGCAGCAAGCAGGAGGCCATCCGCCTGAAGTACCGCGACAACGACATCCTCTACGTGGGCATCCACAGCCTGCACCGCGTGAGCAAGTACAGCGGCGAGGAGGGCGGCAAGGCGCCGAACATCAGCAAGCTCGGCACGCCCGCGTGGAAGAACCTGAAGGAGAAGACCAAGGCCAAGGTGAAGGCCCTCGCCTTCGATCTGATCAAGCTCTACGCGCAGCGCAAGAGCAAACCGGGCTTCGCGTACCAGCCGGACAACTACCTGCAGCACGAACTGGAGGCGAGCTTCATCTACGAGGACACGCCCGACCAGCTGAAGGCCACGCAGGACGTGAAACGCGACATGGAGAAGGCCACGCCGATGGACCGGCTGGTCTGCGGCGACGTGGGCTTCGGCAAGACGGAGGTGGCCATCCGCGCGGCGTTCAAGGCGGCGTGCGACGGCAAGCAGGTGGCCGTGCTCGTGCCCACGACGATCCTCGCGCTGCAGCACTGGAAAAGCTTCTCCAATCGCATGAAGGGCCTGCCCGTGCGTGTGGACTACATCAACCGCTTCCGCACCAGCGCGCAACAGACACAGATCCTCAAGGACCTCAAGGAAGGGAAGATCGACATCCTCATCGGCACGCACCGGCTGGTGAGCAAGGACGTGGTGTGGAAGGACCTCGGCCTGATGATCATCGACGAGGAGCAGAAGTTCGGTGTGAACGTGAAGGACAAGCTGAAGACCATCCGCGCCAACGTGGATACGCTCACCCTCACCGCCACGCCCATCCCGCGCACGCTGCAGTTCAGCCTCATGGGCGCGCGCGACCTCAGCATCATCAGCACGCCGCCGCCCAACCGCTACCCGGTGAGCACCATGCTGCAACCGTACGACGAGGTGACCATCCGTGGTGCGATCGAGTACGAGCTCAGTCGCGGCGGCCAGGTGTACTTCCTGCACGACAAGGTGAAGAACATCGAGCACATCGCCGACATGATCCGCAAGCTGGTGCCGGGCTGCCGCGTGGGCGTGGGCCACGGTCAGCTCGAAGGCCACAAACTGGAGGAGGTGATGCTCGACTTCATCGAGGGCAACACCGACGTGCTCGTGTGCACCACCATCGTGGAGAACGGCCTCGACATCCCGAACGCGAACACGATCATCGTCAACGAAGCGCAGAACTTCGGCCTCAGCGACCTGCACCAGCTGCGCGGTCGCGTGGGCCGCAGCAACAAGAAGGCCTACTGCTACCTGCTCGCGCCGAGCCCGCACCTGCTGCCCGACCTGAGCCGCAAGCGCCTGCAGGCCATCGAGCAGTTCAGCGACCTGGGCAGCGGCATCCACATCGCCATGAAGGACCTCGACATCCGCGGCGCAGGCGACCTGCTCGGCGCGGAGCAGAGCGGTTTCATAAACGACATCGGCTTCGAGACCTACCACAAGATCCTCGAAGAAGCCGTGCGCGAACTGAAGGACGAGCACTTCAAGGAACTCTTCGCCGATGCGCAGGAGGGCAGCCATGCCCTCGCCCGCGGATCACGCCGCGACCAGAGCGACGACTGCATCATCGAGACCGACCTCACCATGCTGATCCCCAACAGCTACGTGAGCGAGACCGCAGAACGCCTCGCGCTCTACCGCCGCCTCGACGACATCAAGGACGAAGCCGAGCTGCAGATGTTCACCGCCGAGATCACCGACCGCTTCGGCCCCATCCCGCCGCTGGTGAACGAGTTGCTCGAAGGCATCCGTTTGCGCTGGCTGGGCCAACGCATGGGCCTGGAGAAGATGGTGCTGAAGAAGGGCACGCTCATTGGCACCTTCATCGCCGACCAGAAACACCCCTTCTTCGAGGGCGATGGCTTCAACGCGGTGCTGCGGGCGGTGCAGGCCCAGCCCCGTCGCTTCAAGGTTTACGAGAAGGCGGGGACCTTGCGGATCAGCGTGCAGGATGTAAAGAACGTGCACGCCGCGAAGGAGGCGATGGAGATCGTAGTGGGCACCCAGGTGCCTGCTTGA
- a CDS encoding outer membrane beta-barrel protein, translating into MRTAFATAMTLALAAPAAAQQERTQQRTATITGGLEIGIPTGEFDASWGRQMAGISANMTLPMRRLPFSYGFDFAWQRMGGGTRKVTVDDPIVTSREGEMKVRSNLYGYHGMLRFQPYRGKVSPYLDGMLGLRHFLTTTEVNVKGLDQPILEERNESAFVGSAGFAIGAYYEVTRHFVLEARFERLSGGRVTYVDPRSIEITPAGEVTYGTLSSGSRMVNLTFGAGFRF; encoded by the coding sequence ATGAGAACCGCCTTCGCGACCGCCATGACCCTGGCCTTGGCTGCCCCGGCAGCAGCCCAGCAGGAGCGCACCCAGCAGCGCACGGCCACCATCACCGGCGGGCTGGAGATCGGCATACCCACCGGAGAATTCGATGCCTCTTGGGGCAGGCAGATGGCCGGAATCAGCGCGAACATGACCCTGCCGATGCGTCGGCTGCCCTTCAGCTATGGGTTCGACTTCGCTTGGCAGCGGATGGGAGGGGGGACTCGCAAGGTGACGGTGGACGACCCCATCGTGACCAGCCGCGAGGGCGAAATGAAGGTGCGCAGCAACCTCTATGGCTACCATGGCATGCTGCGCTTCCAACCCTACAGGGGCAAAGTGAGCCCCTACCTGGACGGGATGCTGGGGTTGCGTCACTTCCTCACCACCACCGAGGTGAACGTGAAAGGGCTGGATCAGCCGATCCTCGAGGAGCGCAACGAGAGCGCCTTCGTGGGCAGCGCGGGCTTCGCGATCGGCGCGTACTACGAGGTCACGCGGCATTTCGTGCTCGAGGCCCGGTTCGAGCGGCTCTCCGGCGGACGCGTCACCTATGTCGACCCGCGGTCCATCGAGATCACCCCGGCCGGGGAGGTCACCTATGGGACGCTTTCCAGCGGAAGCCGCATGGTGAACCTCACCTTCGGCGCGGGCTTCAGGTTCTGA